CGCGCCCTCGCCGCTTTCCGATCCGCGCCCCACCGCGCTCACCCACGAAGATCCGCTCAGCGACCTGCACCCCGCCCTCGACCTGCTCGCTGCCAAGCCGGTCACGTCGCAGGGGCCCAGCCATTCGAACCATGCGCGGGAAGTGTCCGCGCAGTTCAGGCCGCCGATCCCGGTGGCATTCGATCCGCCGCCTGCTGCAAAGCCGATGACGGTCGAGGTGGCCGCTGCACCCGCGGAACCTCTGCGGTCGCCGCCGCAAGCAGTATCGGCACCCGCCGAGCCGGTGAGTCCTCCCGCATCGGCTCCGGCCCCGGCCGCCCGCGTGGACGCAACGCCGCCCGCGAAGGCCGCGCCGCCCGAACCGGCCGCCCCACCGCAACCGAAGCCCGCTGCGATGCCGCCGGTGACCGTCGCGGCGGCACCATTGGCATCGCCCACAGCACCGGCCTCATCCTCCTCGGACGAACTCTTCAGGGCCTTTCTCGAAGGCGCCGGCGTGCCCGACGTGGCCGGTCAGCAGCCGCTGGACGCGGACGCCATGCGGCGCCTCGGCCGCCTCATGCGCGCGTTCACCGACGGCACCATCGAACTGCTCTCGTCACGCGCCATGCTCAAGCGCGAAGTGCGCGCCGAGATCACGATGATTGTCGAAGAGGAAAACAACCCCTTCAAGATTCTTCCCAATGGCCGTGCCGTGCTGATGCAGATGTTCGGCGCGCGCATGCCCGGCTTCCTCTCGCCCGAAGCCGCCGTGCACGACGCGCTCGGCGACCTGCAATCGCACCAGCTCGGCATGGTGGCCGGCATGCGCGCCGCGCTGCTCACCGTGCTCAAGCGCTTCGATCCCACGGCGTTGAACACCGCCACGCCGCACGACGGCGGACTGGGCGAAAAGCTGCTGCCCGGTGGCCGCGAGGCCCGCCTGTGGCGCCAGCTGCAGAAGCTGCACGCGGAAACCACAGCGGCGGTCGAGGACGATTTCCAGGCCGTCTTCGGCCGGGCCTTCCAGCAGGCCTACGACAAGGAGATGGAGCGACTGAAGGAGGCACGCCGTGCTTGAAACCACCCGCGCCTTCGCGGTGCCCATTTCCACCTCGCAGTTCTCCTGCGTGGGCGAGCGCAGCGGCAACCAGGACGCCATCGGCTACCACCTCGACGAATACAACGCCTGCTTCGTCGTGAGCGACGGCGTGGGCGGCAACGCAGGCGGCGAACTGGCCGCGCGCATCGCGGTCGACACCGCGCTCAACACCTTCGTCCGCAACCCGTCGGTGGAGAAAGAAGACATCCAGGACGCCGTGAAGGCAGCCAACGACGCCATCCTCGCCAGGCAGCGCGAGCTCGCCGACCAGAGCAAGATGAGCGCAACCATCGTCTCGCTCTTCGTCGACCGCGCGAGCGGCCAAGCCTGCTGGGCCCATGTGGGCGACAGCCGCCTCTACTGGTTCCGCCGCGGCGCGCTGGTGCAGCGCACCGAAGACCACAGCCTGTCGGAGCGCTCGGGCGAAGCCGCCATGGACAACGGCGTCAATGGCGGTGAACGGCTGGTGAAGACGAACCTGCTGTATCGCGCACTGGGGGCAAGGGCCACGGCCGAGTCGACCGTGTCGACGCCGCAGCGGCTCGCCGACGGCGACGCGTTCCTGCTGTGCACCGATGGCCTCTGGCAGCTCATCTCGCAGCAGGTGATGGAACGCTCGCTGCAACTGGCCGACAGCGCCGAAGAATGGCTCGCGCTGCTGCGCCGCGCGGCCGAAGCCAAGGCCGACGAGTCGCGCGACAACTACTCGGCGCTGGCCGTGTGGGTGGGGTTTCCGCAGCAGGTGACGTTGGCGGGGACGGCGTCGCCTGCGGCGGCGCGTTGAGCGAACCCGCTCGCCGCGGTCATCAACGCTACAGCAGAATGATATTGGGCTGGCTCAGGATGGTGCGCATTCCCTTGCCGTTGCCGCCATTCTGATTCGTCGGACACGTGACGCGCGTGGCAGGCGATCCAGCGAGCACGACCTTCTTGACCGGCTTGGTCTTGCGGGAGAAACCCATTACGAACGGTCTGCGCACGCCAAGGCCAATGCCCGCACTGTCGCCAACCGAGAACGGGATGACCGTCGCCATGTTGTGCGCCGGCGTGCACTTGTAGAGCACCTTGCCCTGGCTCGGTATGGCCGTGGGGCCGAACGCGAAATTGGGCCACGGCAACGGCGCGGCAGGCGATTTGCATACATCCGGAACACCGATGTCCACGCCTCCGAGTTGGCAGTCAGCTTGCATAGTGTCTCTCCTGTGGTGAATTTCGGGCTTCAGCCCATGTGAATCTGCCTGGCATCGACCTTCGCGAGCCGCGTGGCCGTCACGAGCGTGTCCTTGGCATGGACGCGCACAGTCTCCTCGGCCTGATAGTCGATGCGGCCCGCACGCACCTGGTCGACGCCCTCCGTCATCCGGAAAGCGGTGCGACTCAGGTGCACCAACCGGTCCATCACGGCTTCGTAGAGCCGTCCGATCACCCGGATGTTCAGCACCGTCGCTTCCATTTCATCTCCCTGGTACGTCAGCCGACCCACCCGGAAGTCGGCGGCGGAAGCGTCGACCTTGAGTTCCGACGTGCCGATGTCCAGGCTCTGCTTGCCTCGCAGATGAAGTGCTGTCTCGCTTTCGACTGCAACGCTGCCATGGGTCGACGTCAGGGTCAGGTCGCCGCTCACGTCGATCCGGGATTCGCGAGCATTGGCCTGCTCTGCCACGGCCGTCAGATACAGGCGCTGGGCGTCGGGGCCGCAAACCAGCACGGTGTCTCCGACCTCTGGGCGCAGCAGACAACTCGCCGCGCGCTGACAGCGCAGTTCCATGTCGTCGCCGATCACCGTATAGACCCCGCCGGGCAGTGCCCCGGTAACGACGCCGAGCGCATTGAACACGCCGCCGGCGAGCGGGCGGGCAGTACCTTCAGCCCTGGCGCGGTGGTTCAGTTCGGTGGCGACCGCTGAAGATGATGTGGCGCGAGTGGTCATGGCGTGTGGGACGGTGCTCGTCCTGGAGGTCGGCGGTTTGAAGATCATGGCATGTGCCGGCGCTGCCGTGGCGGTCGGCGCGCCGAAAAGGCTTCCGCCGCCAGCACGTCGGGGTGTCCCGGCATCAGCCCACTGCGGTCGGTGAATCTCGCCTCTTCCATCAAGGCCCGGTGGATCGAGGTGTGCTGCAGAATCGCGTCCCCAAAATCCGCCTTGCGCAGGTCCGCGCCGGTGAAATCGGCGTACACGAGCCGAGCGCGACGGAAGTCGGCGCCGCGGCATCGCGCCTGATGAAAGGCGCACTGTTCCATATTGGAACCGGCGAAAACGGCCCCTTCGATGTGCGCATCGACCCAGATGCTCTGCGTGAACACGGCGCCACTCGCAACCACACCCGGCAACTTGGCATTCAGGAAAACGCATTGCGGCGCCTGAACTGCCACCAGGCGGGCGCCTTCCAGCGACGCCCCCATGAAATTGCAGCGCGTCAACGCCGCGCCTTCGAAATCGCAATCACCGACTTGCGCGTCGATGAACTGGCAATTCGCGAACGCCTGGCCGCGAAACGCCTGGCCCGTCAGGTTGGCCTCGACAAAGACGGTCTGGTCGAAACGGCTGCCGTCGAATACGGCCGTGCGAAGGTCGGCTTCATAAAAGGTTGTCTGCTTCAGATGCGTGCGGGAGAAGTCAGCGCGTGCCAGCGAGGTTTCGGCAAACACCAGCATCTCGGAACGAACCTCGATGAAGGACGCGCCGTCGAGCAGGCACGACGCGAAGTTGGTCATGCCGGCGTCTGCCCGATCGAAAACCGCACCGGGAAGCCGGCACTCATGGAACGCAATGCCATCGATCGAGGCTGCGTTCAGTCGAATTTCGTCCGCATCGCAATCATCGAACGCACAGCGGTTCATCCTTGCTTCGTCAAAGATCGCGCCCGGCATCCTGCAGCCCTCGAACATGCTGCCGCTCACGTCGGCGCCGGTGAAGTCGGCGCGCGAAAAATCCGTGGAAGAGAACAGCCCACCCGAAAGGTCGAGACCCCGGAAGTTCAGCCCGGCGAGCCGCCTGCCGTCGATCCTCTCTCCGGCCTTCACCATGCCCACCACGTCCGCTGGCGTCATGCCACCGTCTCTTTCTTGCGCTTGGGCGTGGTCACTACCTGCTCGGTGTAAGCCCCGTCGAACAAGGTGCGCTCGTCGATGAGGCATTCGGACAGATCCGCACCGAACAGGTTCGCGCGACGAAAGTCAGCGGAGGACAACACGGCTTTTTCCAACAAGGCGCCTTGAAGATTCACGTCCACCATCGACGCTCCGGTGAAATCGGTCCGGATGAAAACGCAATCGGGTGCGTCGGCCTCCGCGAAATTCGCTCCCCGCAAAGACGCACTGCTGAAATCGGTGTTCTGCAGCCGTGCCCCGGTGAAATCCGCCTGATCAAGCGGAACCTCGCGGAGGCTGCAGTCCTTCAGCAAGGCGTCGCGAAAGACGGCTCCACGCAAGGAGGTGCCGCCGACGAAGCAGGTCTTCGTCAGCGTCGCCTCCGAAAAATCCACGCCTTCGATCTTCGGCATGGCGGTCCATGCGCAGTGCACCATCTTCGCGCCGACGAAACTCACGTCGTGCAGTTCGCAGTCGAGGAGTGTTGATCGCTCGAACGCCGCCTCGTCGAAGCGAACGCGCGTGAAAGCGCCGCCTTCGACGGTCTGCAGCGCGGTGATCCGCGCGCGCTCGAAGCCGCAATCTTCGAAGTGGAGAGCGATGCATTGAATCTCTTCAACGACCGCGTCCGAGAAGTCGCAGTGCCTCGCTTGCAGCTTCTCGATCAGCATGCTTCGCAAGGTGGCGGCCGAGAAGTTCGACGATTCCAGGCTTGCCAGCGACATGTTGCAGCCATGAAGCACCGCCCGTCGCAGCGACACGCGATGCAGCTTGGTGCGTACCAGCACCGCTTGGTCGAAGTCCGCGTCGTCGAGATTGCAATCGGAAAAGTCGGCGCTCTCAAGCAGAGTGCGGTGCCAGCGCGTGCCGCGCAGATCCATTCCGGAAAAATCAGCGCCCGTGAAATCGGTTTCGGAGAAATCGCGATCGCCGAGAAGGATGCGCTCGGCCCGTTCGCGGGCGCTTCGTGCCTCTCCTTCCGGCATCGGATCGGCTGCCGACTGATGATGCGCCATCCGCCTGTAAGCCTCTGTCAGCATCCGCTCGCCGCGCTGGCCCACGCTTTTGATCTCGTCCTGCTTGTCTTGGGGCAGCGGGGCTGCGCCGACGGCAGCCGACACGCCGAGGATGCCGTCCACCAAGGGCTGCATGCCGGTCTTCGGCGGCCCCTTGGCAGTTGCCTGGTCCGCCTTCTCGAAGAACTTGGACGTGTCGAAGCCGACCTTCCTGGATTCGACCGCATTTGCATTCGCGGCCTGCTCCATCTTCTTGCGCGCCTCGTCGGCCTTGTGCTTCTGCTCCCGCACCATGGCCTTGGTCTTCTCGAGAAAGGCCGGCAGTTCCTTGAGCGTGGGCATGCTCTGGATCGGTGCCACAGGCAGCTGATAGCGCGAGAAGTCGCCGCCGGTCGCCTTGTACGCTTCGGACAGCTTCGCACGGGCACGCTCGGCTCGAACCTGCATGTTGCGCTCCAGCGCATTCACGAGGCCTTCCTCTTCGGTATCGAGCCACGGACCCATTGCGTTCTCCGGAACGAGCTGCGCATCGTCGAGCGTGAGGTAGGCGCCCTGCTCCGGATCGCAGCGCTGCGACAGCGTCTGCCAGTAATGCGCGATGGGGCGCGGCGCGCCTTCCTCCTCCATCGCGATCATCATGTGGCTCACGTCTTCCGCGTCGTTCTCCGTGACCGGGACGACACCGTGGTAGATCAGCGCGACCCGATCCCGATGGGGAAAGAACCAGGCGGTGGTCAGCCGCATTGCCAAGCCCTCGAAGTTGCTGGCCTCGGGCTCCACTTCCATCCCGACCGGCGGCTCGTAGCCGCGCACGATGAAGCCGCGTGCCCGCCAGTTGGGCAGAACACCGCGCAGCACCGGCTCGGCGGGATGCATGTTCCGTATCTCGAAGGGCGCCCCGGCCAGTTCACCATCCCCGTCGGCGAGCCACTGGTCCGATGAAGCGGCATTGAAGAAATGCCAGTCCATGTCCTGCGAGAAGTCGGGGAAGAGGTTCTCTCTCCAGTGATCGTCGTACTGCCGGCCCATCAGGCGCAAGCGAGAGGGCCGCGACATGTCGATGGCACCGAGCCCCGCTGGCACGGCGGCCTGGGTCGAGTGCTTCAGAAGCGCATCGGGATGCTCGATGTTCGGAACGCGGCGCACACGCAATCCATTGATGATCTCTTCGGCATGGCCGATGCCCAGCGGGTTCTCTTCGTACGCCGGTCCGCCGTAGGCACGGCGCCAGCCGATCGGCATCACTTCGAAGGGCTGCGGCTCGCTCGGACGGCCGTCGATCCAGAACCGATCTCCGAAAACGGCCAGCGTTTTCTTCCTGCCTCGCACCTGGACGCTCACGGCACACAGCTTCTTTTCGGTCTGATGTTGCGTGTAGGCATTGCCAGTGACCAGGAACTCGAGGTTTGCCTTGGGCATCGACATGTCGAGGACACCGTCGCTTCCGATCTCCGCGGTCACGGTTTCCCAGAGATCCGGTTCAGGCAGCAACACATGCTTGCCCTGCAGATCGGTCATGGCAATCGTCGTCAATGCCAGCCACTCGCGTCCATCCCTGTGGAATGCGCGGTACATGGCGCTCAGGCGCAAGGGTTTGATGACTTTCATCTGGGCGGCGTAGCGGGAATCTCGAGCAGCGTTCGCTCGCGATCAATGGCGGCGATGTCCGGGTCGTGCGCCGAATAGACAATGGCGACGGTCTTGCCGACGAAGAAGTTGGTGAGCAGGTCGGCTTCGATAAAGGTCGACACGCTGGCCTCGCGCTCGACGCCTTGACCATCGCGGAACGAAAGCAGAAGATCGACTGCGGCCACCGTGTAGGCCGTGCGGCCCGACGTCCCCAGGCGGTTCTGCGGCCGCGTGAGACGCCGAACGACGGCTTCGGTGCGAACGCCTTGGGTCCTCAGCTCCTCCCATAGCCGCTCGTCCGTCCTGTATTCCTCCACGCTCGCCATCGCAGGCACCTTGGCCGTCAGGACCCACACCGCACCGCCACCGAAAACCGCGACGGTGAGTGCAACGCCGGCGATGTCCCACCAGCTCACGTGCCCTGTTCCTCTGGGGGCCCAGACATTCAAGTCCGGATGAAGAGTTTCTTCGCCGCGACGCAAAGGCCTCCCCTGACGGTGCTGACCTTGGCACTTCTGACATTGAAGTCCTCAATGACGATCTTGAGCTTAGCGTCTAGCATGTTGATCCGCGAGATGTTGACGAAGGTGCCGTTGAATTGCGCGTTCAGCAATGAAACCTGCGTCTTGAAACCGTAGACATCGAGCGCGCCGACCCACAAACCCGTGTGTTCCAGCGTCCCGTGGTTGTCCCAGTTACGCCACCAGCCTTCGCTCGCGGCGTTCACCGTGTGCTTGGGCGTGTTGGTGGTCTTCTCCGGCGTATTGGTAGTGTCCGGCCCTGTCGTGGTGGTGGTCTTGCCGCCCTGCACGATGGTGGTGTGGTCCCCCAGCACATTGCTGTGGAAGCCGCCGTTGACGGTGAAGTTCATGCCGTCGTTGACGGTCAGGTTCACGCCGCCCGAGATGGTCTGCCGCACGCCGCCGGTGATGGTCGAGTTGATACCGCCGGTGATGGTTTCCGTGACGCCGTCGTTGATGGTCTGAGTGAGACCGCCATTGATGGTTTCCGTCATTCCGCCGCTCACGGTCCGCGTCTCGCCGCCTGTGATCGTCTCCGTCGCCCCATCCGAAATCGTCCGCGTCTCGCCCCCCGACACCTTCTCGGTCGCCCCGCCCGTCACCGTGCGCGTCTCGCCGCCGTCGATGGTCTCCACCGCGCCGTTCGTGATGTGCCGCTCCTCGCCGTCCTTGTAGGTCGCCGATTCGTGCCCCGTGATAACGGTCGTGCGCGTGCCGCCGGTGTCGTGCGTCTCGTTCTTCTCCACGGAGACGTTGAGGTCGCGCTCGGCATGCAGCGCGACGAACTCCGCGCCCATCTTGTCCTCGAAGACGAGCGAGTTGGCCGTGGCCGGCGAGCCCCCGGGGGTCGAGCGCGTGACGAACCCGCTCTTGGTCTGCTCACCGGGCAAGTTGAAGGGCGGCATCTGGCGCGGGTTGTAGACCCGTCCCACGACGAGCGGCCGGTCGGCCCGCCCGTCGACGAAATCGATCACCACTTCCTGGCCGATGCGCGGCGTGAACACGGCGCCGAACCCGTCGCCCGCGATGACGTGAGAGACGCGCACGAAGCACGAGCAGTTTTCGTTGCGGCGTCCGCTGCGGTCCCAACGGAACTGCACCTTGACGCGGCCGTATTGATCGGTCCAGATTTCCTCGCCTTCGGGGCCGACCACCACGGCAGTCTGAGGACCCGTGGTGCGCGGAATCTGTGTAGTCCGGGGTGCCCTGAAGGGTAAAGACGTCGGCTGAACGACAAAGTTGAAGCTGTACTCGCCCGGCGCGGCGCCGCTGGCATAGCCACCCTCGCGCAGCATGTAGTTCACCGAGACGATCAGGTACTCGCGGTTGTCGTCCGATCTTGGCGAATTCTGCATCGAGAAGGTATGGCCCGAAGCCATGCCTCGAACCGTCGCATGGCCCACGCTGCGATCGGCCATCGACTGCGCTTCTTCCAGCCGCACGCGCGCGTAGTGCTCGCCTTCGCCCGGATTGGTGTATTCGCCGAGCCATTCGTACATCTCATAGCCTGAATGGTCGTAGGGCTGCGGCATGGAGCGAACACCGCTCAGATCGGCACCCGGCGTGGTGAAGTTGTAGTCATCCACCGTGTAGCTGCCCGAGCGGATCTCGGCTGTCACCTGCCAGTTGTCGATGACCTCCATGTCCTCGGTCACATCGCGATCGGCCGCAAAGTAGTTGATGGTCTCGTAGCCGGGCATCGGCTCGTGCGCTGTGATGTCGTCGGTCAGCACCAGCGTGTGCTGGTTCTTGTCGTGCTTGAAGTAGTAGTAGATGCCTTCCAGTTCCATGAGCCGACTCACGAAAGCGAGATCCGTCTCGTTGTACTGAACGCAGTGCTCCCACTGCCGGTACGTGCCGCTGAGCTTCTTCTCGAAAGGGAAGTCATAGTCGCCCAAGACCTCCTCCAGCACCTCGACGACCGTCTTGTTCTGGAAGATCTTGTTGTCGCTGGAGCGGGTGAGATACCAGAGCCATGGGCGCACGGTGGCGCGGTAGACCGTGTGGCGCGAGGTTCCACCTTCGCGGCCGATCATCGAGAACCGAACCACCTGACCGTTCAGAAAACGGGGCACGCCGGCCGTCTGGATTTCCAGAGCTATGGACTTTCCCAGCACGGCCTTCATGTCGATCGACGCACTGGGGCTCAGCAGGTCGACCTCGAACTCGAACAACTGCGACAGCCCCTCGGTGCCATGCATCGAACGGAACTGGAGCTGGTCTTCGCCAAGCGGCGTGTGGGCTCGTACGACTCTGGCCATGAGTTTGTCTCCTTGTCTTTTTACGCTTCGGAAAATTCGTATTGAAAGTCGTCCCCCGCCGCGGACAGCCGCACCCCCGCGAGCTTGCGCGCGCTGACCGTGGCCCCGATGACTTCTTCGCTCAGCCGCGGAAGGATGGTGTGCGTGAGGATCGCATCGATCATCCGTCCGCCCGACTCGATGGCGGTGCAACGGCGCGCCACCAGGTCGACGGCGCTGCCGTCGTAGTCCAGCGCGATGCCGTGGTTCGCATCGAGGCGAGCGGCAATCCGGTCGAGCTGGAGGCGGATGATGCGATGCAACGCATCGGCGTGCAACGGGTAATAAGGAACTACAACCAGCCGGCCCAGAAGCGCCGGCGCGAACACCTTGAGCAGCGGTTCGCGCAGCGCGGCCGCCAGCGGCTCGGGATCGGGGCGCAGGGTCGGGTCTTCGCACAGCTGCATGACCAGGTCGGTACCGACGTTGGAGGTCATGATGATCACGGTGTTGCGGAAGTCGATGTGGCGGCCCTCGCCGTCTTCCATCCAGCCCTTGTCGAACACCTGGAAGAAGATCTCGTGCACGTCGGTGTGCGCCTTCTCGATCTCGTCGAGCAGCACCACGCTGTAGGGCCGGCGGCGCACCGCTTCAGTGAGCACGCCGCCTTCGCCGTAGCCCACGTAGCCGGGCGGCGCACCCTTGAGCGTGGAGACGGTGTGCGACTCCTGGAACTCGCTCATGTTGATGGTGACGAGGTTCTGCTCCCCGCCGTAGAGCGCTTCCGAGAGCGCGAGCGCGGTCTCGGTCTTGCCGACACCCGAGGGGCCGCAGAGCAGGAACACGCCGACCGGCTTGTTCGGATTGTCGAGCCGCGCACGCGCGGTGCGGATGCGCCGCGAAATGGTTTCGAGCGCGTCGGGCTGTGCCACCACGCGGGCCGAAAGAATCTCTCCGAGCCGCAGCACCGATTGCGCGTCGTCGCGCACCATGCGGCCGATGGGAATGCCGGTCCAGTCGGCCACCACGGTGGCAATGGCCTGCGCATCCACGGCCGCCAGGATGAGCGGCGATTCGCCCTGCAGCTGCGCGAGCTCGTCCTGCGCCTGGTTGAGTTCGGCGCGAATCTCTTCGGGTGTTCGCTCGGGTTCGGTCGGCTCGACGTCGACGGGGGGCGACGTCGCTTCTGCCGCCTCGGCCTGCACCGGCACCGCCGCAGGCGACAGCAGCTTGCGCAGCGCGACGATGCGCTCGACCAGCGCAGCTTCTTCCACGCGCCGCTGTTCGAGCAACTCGAGTTCGGCCTGCGCCGTCGCCACCTGAGCCGCAATGTCTTCGACGCGCTGGTACTCGCCCACGCCGATGGCCGCTTCGCGCCCCGCAATGCCCGACTCGATGCCCAGCACCTCGATGCGGCGCTGCAGGTCTTCGATGGCGGCGGGCAATGCGTGCTGGCTCAAGGCCACGCGCGCGCACGCCGTGTCGAGCAGGCTTACGGCCTTGTCGGGCAACTGGCGCGCGGGAATGTAGCGGTGCGAGAGGCTCACGGCCGCTTCGAGCGCGGCATCGAGAATGAGCACGCCGTGGTGTTTTTCGAGCTCGGCCGAGATGCCGCGCAGCATGATCACGGCCTTGGGTTCGGTGGGCTCGTGCACCTGGATGGTCTGGAAGCGCCGCGTGAGCGCCGGGTCTTTTTCGATGTACTTCTTGTACTCCGACCACGTGGTCGCACCGATGGTGCGCAGCCGGCCGCGCGCGAGCGCGGGCTTCAGCAGGTTGGCCGCATCGCCGGTGCCGGCCGTGCCGCCGGCGCCGACCAGCGTGTGCACTTCGTCGACAAACAGCACGATGGGCTTGGGGCTCTTCTCGACCTCGTCGATCACCTGCCGAAGCCGCTGCTCGAACTCGCCCTTCACGCCCGCGCCGGCCTGCAGCAGCGTGGGGTCGAGCACCCACAGCGACACGTCCTTGAGCGACGGCGGCACATCGCCCGCCGCAAGCCGCGACGCCAGGCCCTCGACCACGGCCGTCTTGCCCACACCCGCCTCGCCGGTGAGCAGCGGATTGTTCTGGCGCCTGCGCATCAGGATGTCGATGATCTGGCGGATCTCGTCGTCGCGCCCGTAGACCGGATCGAGTTCACCCGCGCGCGCCTTGGCCGTGAGGTCGCTCGCGTACTTGGCCAGGGCGGAGCCGCCCGCCGCGGCGCCATCGCCCTGGTGGGCCGCCGTGGCGGGCGCGTGGCCCGCGTCGCCATGGCCCTGTTGCACGGCGTCGAAGTCGTCCTCCGGCGAGCCTTCGGTCCATGCGGGCAGTTGCGCGACCAGAACGTCGGGCACGATCTTGTCGAACTCACGCGAGATGCCCGAAAGCACCTGCCGCAGCCCCGGCGTCTTGACGATGCCCGCGAGCAGATAGGCGCCGCGGATCGAGGTGGCCTCGAAGCGCAGGCTCGCATACACCCAGGCGCGTTCGACGGCGTTGTCCACATGCTCGGAGATGTCGCTGATCGACGTGGCGCCGTGCGGTAGCCGGTCGAGCGCGCGCACCAGGTCTTGCTCGACCGCATCGATGTTCAGGCCCGCGCGCTTGACGATGCGCAGCAGGTCGCTGTCCTGCAACTGCAATATCTGGTGCAGCCAGTGCACCAGCTCCACATAGGCATTGCCGCGCAGCTTGGCGAACGCGGTGGCGGTCTCCAATGCCTTGTAGAGCATCGGGTTCAATTTCGAGAAAAGAGAGACGCGGCGAATATCGGTCATAAGGCCATGGAAGAAACTTCAGCCGCCACGGAAGCTGCCGATGCGGAACGGGAAAACAATGCTTCGGGCTGGAACACCATGTCGCCGGCGTCGGTGTCCGAAAGGCGCGTGCCGAGCCAGCTGCCCCAGCCGAGCCGCTGCCCGCCGCTCAGCTGCATGCCGCGGGCTTCTTCTTTCTTGAGCACGAGCCGGAGCTCCCAGGCAAACTCGATGCCGACGTACTGGCGCACCCAGTCGACCACCTGCCTGAGCCGCTTGCTGCCCGGGAGGAACTCGCGAAACTCGTCTTGCGAGAGCGGGCCCAGTTCGAGCCGGAACTTGCTTTGCGCATCGCGCACCGCCAAGCCGATGGTCGCGCCGCCGCCCAGCTGGTGGTTGCGCCCGAAGAGGCCGAGCCGGCTCACCTGCCGCTCGTCGATCATCACCCAGCCGCTCACGAATTCGTCGACACGCACCGGCACGCCGAAGTACAGCTTGAGGATCTGGATCAGGCCTTCGGGGTTGCGCGTCTGGCGCACGAGGTGCCCGGCCATGAAGGTGCGCGCATGGTCGGCAATGCGATCGCGCTCCTTGAGGCCCGGCTGCCCCATGTTCATGAGGCTGGCTACGTAGTCGACGAAGCGGTGGCCGTCGGGACGGTCGAGGCTGTTGACAGACTGCGCGTCGGCCCATGCCCGGTAGAACAGCAGGATCAGCCGATGGTGGAACAGGTCGGCGAAGGCGCTGAGCGTGTTGTCGCTGTGGTGGCGCTTCCGCTCGCGCGCGTACTCGGTCAGGTGCAGCGGCAGCGGCCCATTGGGGCCGAACAGGCCGAAGCCGTAGATCGAGATGCGCGGCGGCCCGTCGCCGTCCACATCCACGCCCGAGACGTTCGACGGCGCAAACGCCATCGAAGGTTCTTGCCCCAGGCGCAGCGGCTCGTCGAGCGGGCGCGGCGCGCGGCCCAGCAAGGGATGGCCGCCTTGCGCATCGAGACGACGCAACAGCATGAAGAGGT
The Variovorax paradoxus genome window above contains:
- the tagH gene encoding type VI secretion system-associated FHA domain protein TagH, translating into MRWTVIEHAGKPVTSGPSALLAAPGGTIGRSPDNHLVLPDEQRQISRLQATVRFDEQGIEVLRNMSAVLPISVNGRTLQHEEESPVADGDRVTIGSYVLEAVTRHRAATVAPIAPIAAAVPMPPPAAAPMRDVPVAGAMAQAPMDSLLPAAPVSDVFSDLFGAGALPIGDAQAVTVAMPPAASPPLRAEAPVAAPMPAMPAAPAFASPLAPVPSPSPAPASASQIPSAADWDAILANAPRREKSAPEPMPDPMAHEPFELPSQARRNPVDPLAELNPHAASGMSDVALKRGVDPLSFFAADSNAPSPLSDPRPTALTHEDPLSDLHPALDLLAAKPVTSQGPSHSNHAREVSAQFRPPIPVAFDPPPAAKPMTVEVAAAPAEPLRSPPQAVSAPAEPVSPPASAPAPAARVDATPPAKAAPPEPAAPPQPKPAAMPPVTVAAAPLASPTAPASSSSDELFRAFLEGAGVPDVAGQQPLDADAMRRLGRLMRAFTDGTIELLSSRAMLKREVRAEITMIVEEENNPFKILPNGRAVLMQMFGARMPGFLSPEAAVHDALGDLQSHQLGMVAGMRAALLTVLKRFDPTALNTATPHDGGLGEKLLPGGREARLWRQLQKLHAETTAAVEDDFQAVFGRAFQQAYDKEMERLKEARRA
- a CDS encoding DUF3540 domain-containing protein, translating into MTTRATSSSAVATELNHRARAEGTARPLAGGVFNALGVVTGALPGGVYTVIGDDMELRCQRAASCLLRPEVGDTVLVCGPDAQRLYLTAVAEQANARESRIDVSGDLTLTSTHGSVAVESETALHLRGKQSLDIGTSELKVDASAADFRVGRLTYQGDEMEATVLNIRVIGRLYEAVMDRLVHLSRTAFRMTEGVDQVRAGRIDYQAEETVRVHAKDTLVTATRLAKVDARQIHMG
- a CDS encoding PP2C family protein-serine/threonine phosphatase translates to MLETTRAFAVPISTSQFSCVGERSGNQDAIGYHLDEYNACFVVSDGVGGNAGGELAARIAVDTALNTFVRNPSVEKEDIQDAVKAANDAILARQRELADQSKMSATIVSLFVDRASGQACWAHVGDSRLYWFRRGALVQRTEDHSLSERSGEAAMDNGVNGGERLVKTNLLYRALGARATAESTVSTPQRLADGDAFLLCTDGLWQLISQQVMERSLQLADSAEEWLALLRRAAEAKADESRDNYSALAVWVGFPQQVTLAGTASPAAAR
- a CDS encoding DUF4150 domain-containing protein: MQADCQLGGVDIGVPDVCKSPAAPLPWPNFAFGPTAIPSQGKVLYKCTPAHNMATVIPFSVGDSAGIGLGVRRPFVMGFSRKTKPVKKVVLAGSPATRVTCPTNQNGGNGKGMRTILSQPNIILL
- a CDS encoding pentapeptide repeat-containing protein, yielding MTPADVVGMVKAGERIDGRRLAGLNFRGLDLSGGLFSSTDFSRADFTGADVSGSMFEGCRMPGAIFDEARMNRCAFDDCDADEIRLNAASIDGIAFHECRLPGAVFDRADAGMTNFASCLLDGASFIEVRSEMLVFAETSLARADFSRTHLKQTTFYEADLRTAVFDGSRFDQTVFVEANLTGQAFRGQAFANCQFIDAQVGDCDFEGAALTRCNFMGASLEGARLVAVQAPQCVFLNAKLPGVVASGAVFTQSIWVDAHIEGAVFAGSNMEQCAFHQARCRGADFRRARLVYADFTGADLRKADFGDAILQHTSIHRALMEEARFTDRSGLMPGHPDVLAAEAFSARRPPRQRRHMP